The Nicotiana tomentosiformis chromosome 2, ASM39032v3, whole genome shotgun sequence genome includes the window ATAGATGATctattccctttttttttttaaagtcatCTTGAAAATTGTGTGATGCTTACTCTCAAGGGATGCGTAACTGTTGGTAATTTCTAGTTGGCAGTAATGCAAAGTAAAAGATTCTTTGTGGGTATTGTTTTTCTTCGTTGTTTGTCTTATGTAACATATGAAAGATTCATATGGATCAGGAAAACTCTCTTTTCCTCCATATATTGAGTTGTCCTTTATTGGGCTAGTAAAAGAGAGTGGCTTCAtagaatatgtatattatatattaatatataaaaattatacactTTGTCGGCTATTATTTTTTAGAGCTGCTATACTCATGTATAGTTTTTCCTAATTTTAATCCTTGTAGCAGTTGTGATATAATTTCTGTAACAACTACAAATTATTAATTCTTCCTTTTGTAAACTAGCTAAATGACGATAAACTTGTACATCAATGGTCCAACGTATATCAACATATATAGGAAGCGTCCATTGACAGCAAGGAACTGGTCGAAAATATGAGCAGCACATAATCAACATGGATAAGTTCTCTAGAATATTGAGAAAGGAGACAACTCAAGATTACGTACCTTTCTTTTCGATTAAGCAAGTTCTGATAAATGCCGTCTGTGCAGCTTCAGAGCTTACCCGCAGACTGTGAACTGAGTTAAGTTTATCAAACGTCATTTTTGCCGAAAATATTCATTAAATAATTAACATTTTTCTAGAAATAATATCTACatatataataaatttacaaGCTTTAATTAGATCCTCTCTAGCGCCATATAAGAACACATACAACTATACAAGCTAGTTCAATACAGTTCATGCAAGGCGTGCACGCTGATGTAGGCAAATGTGAAAATCGCAAATGAGACAAGCATATATCGAGTCAAATTTACCAGAAGAAAACGTGAAGATCGTGTAACTTTGCCAAAAAATGGGATAAAGTAATAACAGACTCCAGAACACCAGTTACGTACATGTCGCCTAGCTCACTACTTTTCTCTacattctttttatatttttggtTTAATTACTATCACATTTCATCCGTGCCTTCATTCTCTTGTTATTTAAAGTCAAATATTTgcccctttttttaaaaaatcttttcactagaattttgagtaaacgaataATGACGGAGAAATTCAGGTCTCTAGCATTCTTGATTATACTCTTGCTCTTTGTCCAGTCAGTCAAATCAGAATTTCCTCTGGCACCAGCATTATATGTTTTTGGGGATTCATTATTTGACAGTGGTAATAATAATCTTTTGCCAACTTTTGCTAAGGCTGATTTCAAGCCTTATGGTATAAATTTCAATGGAGGAGCTACTGGAAGGTTTACAAATGGGAAAACTGTAGCTGATTTTATTGCTGAATTTCTTGGATTGCCGTTTTCTCCACCTTACTTGAGTTTACGAGGTTCAGTAAAACTCACAGGGTTAAATTATGCATCTGGGTCGTGTGGTATTTTACCTGAAACAGGAAATATCATCGTAAGATCATACTTTTTTGTGTTTTTGTTCATTTGCTTTTGTTTAACTTCACATTTGGAAGGAAATGAATTACTAGCTAGCTGTTCTAATCCTAATAGTTGAGCTTTTATATATAGCATGAAATAGTTTTTATAACGAGGCGCTTTCATGAATAGGGATTTTCTGCTAACGGACTTCTCTTTTTAGCACTTCATTTCGTTTCAAAAGAATTTTGATTTCAGCCGACTGTGCTTTTGATTTCAGCCGACTGGGCAAAGGGAAAGAAGAGATGGGTGGTCCGAGAACAATAACGAAAGAGTACTCATAGCCCCACTCTCAGTCTTCCCCGCGCCTTTTTGTTAACCCAACCCGGAGTAATGCAGAACTCCTTTTTTAATGTATAGATAGAGCCAAGATCATCTAAAAAGATAAACCATAAATAACTTAGATACATAGTCTAAAGGGGTTCAATTGAATCTCTTTCTCATCCAAAATTTATATTGTGCAAATAGAATAAAACTATTTTGTTTGTATAAATATAGATATTTTTTAGTGTAGTGGTAAAGGTagtttttctttcccttttttttttaaagtcatCATGTTCAAATCTTAGTTATGGCATTTTTGCAATTTTTCCCTTATTAGAAAATTGTATAAAGGGGTGAGATTTGAATCTCTTTCATcaaaaaattattcttccaaatagaataaaaatatttttttttgtatacaTATAGGTAGTTTCTATTGCAGTGGTAAAGgtagtttatttttttaagtCATCGGATTCAAATCCTAGTTATGGCATTTTTGCAATTTTTCCCTTATTAGAATGAGATCTTTgcacaaatagccggtcatattcattatttactttttctagccatatatatagtttatataatgattatatataattatacacatatagtacataaattatacatatattataactccgccggctatttttaatttaagcgcTTGGATGAGCGGCTATTTGAGTTAGTTCTTCTATTATAATTTTGTCACTTAATAGCTATATAGTGGAACTAGTTATCTTAAAAATAAAGCTATATAACTTCTTAAAACATATTGAATTAtagttataaaatttatttatatttcagtGTATCTAAGTTAAATCCTAATCCAACTAGTCTGACTTATTTCTTTTCCTGATTTTTGGCAGGGGAAGTGCCTGCATTTGTCTGAGCAGGTTGATTTATTCCAGCGAACGGTGGAGCAAGAATTGCCTAAGCAATATGATGATCCTGAGGAGCTTTCCAGTTATTTGTCAAGGTCCATTTTTCTCATCTCCACAGGCAGCAATGACTACGTAAACAACTACCTACAGCAAAACTTCTATGACAAAAGCAAACACTACAGTCCTGAATCCTTTGCCAAACTTCTCATTGATGCACTTTCTCAACAATTTCAGGCAAGCCCTAGCTCCTTCTTAAAAGTATAAATAACTTTTATACTATCAGTGTAATTTAATCTGGTTTAGCAAATTACCACATGTTAAAATAGGTTAAATTAGTGTTTATCAGTGAATATTGTGGGTTGTGCAGAGGTTATATCGACTAGGAGCTAGAAAGGTAATAATGTTCGAGATAGGGCCAATTGGTTGTATTCCATCACTTACAAAGCAGCTAAAGCACAATGGACTTTGCGCTGAAGAATATAACAATCTTGCAGTAATCTTCAACAACCAACTCAGTGACATGCTCAAGAATCTCACTTCAACTCTCCGAGGCTCGGCACTTATTCTTGGCCATGCTCACTGGCTTGGCTTCGACGCTGTCACCAATCCTTCTACTTATGGTAATACAGTCAAATCTCACTGTAACATTCTCATTGGTTTCGATATTTTTTTGTTACTATAGTAAAGTGTTGTtatagaaaatatatattataacataacatgaaaatttgGTTCCAAAGAAATTGGTTATtatgaagtgttgttatataggaTGATTGTTATAGAAAGATCTGACTGTATATAACTAAAGTGATAGATTAATTTTACGTATGATTATGCATTGAACCACGGGTCTATTATAGAAAATCATTAAACTAAATTTCGTAGCTAACAAGTACATTTATGTAATCTTATAtttcacatcaaaatgaaaatcacaaGAAATTCACTAATCTAGCGTCGGAAATTACAAATAATTAAGCTGCCACATTAGATAAGACTATCAAGTATGCACCACTACGTCACACATCAAATCCATATCCACGTCACAACACATATATGTTGTCATCATTTTCCCATTTCTCTCAATTATTTACCTCCATTTAATACATAGTTTCCCGTTTTTAAAGTTGAAGTTTATTAGCAGACATAAGATATTGCAACGcttattttagtttaattttatCTTATGTGGCAACTTAGTTGTAATTTCCGGTGCCGGGTTGACTAATTCTTTTGGATGATTTTCGTTTTATGCGAAGTATAGGATACTTAAGCTTGATGtaacttacttttttttttttggttaaaaaaattaattttatgacTTTGTTGCAGATTGATGATCATATGTGAAATCAACCGATCCAATTTATGTGTATTTTAGTCAAACATGATTAATTGCTTGGaagaaaattgaaatattttctcttttgtaGGTTTAATGGATCTAATTGGCCCATGTTGCATCACCTGGGCAAATGGGACATCAGCTTGCATACCTGAACTTTTGCCCTGCCGCAATGCAGAAAAACACTACTTCTGGGATGGTTATCATCTTACTGAAACCGTATATAGGGTTATTGCCACAAAATGTTTCAATGGGACTGATGTTTGTATTCCCAAGAATATTAAGGAGCTTGTGGAAGATTGACAAATTAAAGACTGTTCATTAAGGAAaagagttatatatatatatacaagtacAACTACGTGCATGTAGATCATGGAAAATGGACTTGGAagaagttagaaagttgaaaagCGGACCAGTAGAAGTTTGATATGAAGGATGATTTAATTACATAGTGTTTTCATTTATAAAAACTCCGTTTATAATGAGAGCTCTCTTGATATACAAAGagtacattatatatatatgatgAGTAATACTCGAACAGTTATATCAAGTTTCTCTGATATTTCTGTCTTGGTTATAAGCGCGGAGTCAGAGTgaatttaaagtttatgggttTGAGATTCTAGGCTTTTTAAGTTAATGGGTTCTAAATTAGTAATTTGtacatattaaataaatttctcaaaataaatatAGAGCTTAGATCACACCCCTAGGAGTGCGGCTCTTTCCGGACCCTGCGTGAATATATGCGGGATGTTTCGTGCATCGGGCTACCCTTTAGAAGCAACGCTAAAGTTGTCTCTGTgtatcacgggttcgagccgtataACCAGTCACTAATGTTTGTATTAGAGTAGGATATTTACATCATACCTTTGGGGTGCGAGCCTTTTCTGAACCATACCTGAATAAGCGGGATACTTGTACATGAGGCTGTTCTTTAAATATAAAGCTTAAATCAAAGTTATTGAGTTCAGCCGAACTCGTATCTTCAAGGCAAACTCTGTCCCTTAAGCGGCTCTTTGGATTTAAATGGGATTTTTCATATTTACTAAGTGAGGAGTAAAGCTATTTTTATCAAAAGATTTTTCATTTTCAGAAATTAGTTCGGCAAACGGACTTGAGATAACGAATagttaaaacaaaacaaaaaataatcaaCAGGTAAATTAGTTTTGATTTGTTAAGATAAAAATTCAACTGAATATCTTGTTAACCAACTAAAATTTCCTAAGTTTCAATTTATATGTTCTATTATTCTTTTTGGTATGTTTTAGAAAGCATGTAATATTTCAATATTAATTCTACTATTTAAGTTTTACCCTTAATGACATTGATATTTAAGattaaaaaattcaaaaagtattttaaatttattatacaTGTTTTTGGTTTAAGATTTTAAGATATAATGTTGTTAAATCAAACTAAAATACATGTAAATAAAACCGAGTAATGTAAACTAAACATATCGTTAAAATGGTATGCCACGGACCCATGGTGCTACAAGCTGTACTACGAGCACTTTAGATGGACATTACGAGGTAATCATTCACACAGATTAGCTCCTTACACAGACGCGTGTCAAACAAAAACACCAGAAAAAAAAATCTCTTTTTCTCCGTACAACTTCCATACGTCTTAACGCCTGATTCCATCCTATACTTTTATCATCAACCTCAACAAAACATATGCATAATTTGTGATTTTGCAAAGATAGCCGTATTTTAATTGAACACAACATAATATAGCGTTCAAATTTGCAGGCTTTGTCCAAATCACCCACATACATTTGTAGGAAGGCGAAGCTGTTCTTGCAAACATATTTCTGTACGTAtacaatttaaacatatcaattatTTGGGAGTGATTTTTGGATAATTGATTCGTTATACTGCAATTGTTTTTTCTCTCAAAGTATAGTTGGTCCAAACGCGGATAAAGGAAGATGGTGTTAAAATAGTTGTGGGGTTATTGATTGATTGATAAATTGGTATATACATTAGATAGGGGAAGCGATGGGAGCTGTAACGTCGTCGATGGCGGCAAAGTTTGCATTTTTTCCGCCAAATCCGCCGTCGTATGGGGTGGCGGTGGAAGAATCAACGGGAAAACTTAAGATGACAGAGGTGGTGCAGAGGGAAGACGTGGACATTTTGAAGCTAGGAACGAAGAGAGGGACGGAGATTATGGCCATGTACGTGAGGAATCCGGCGGCGAAGCTGACGCTGCTATACTCTCACGGCAACGCGGCTGATTTGGGGCAGATGTACGATTTGTTCACCGAACTTAGTCTTCATCTCCGGGTCAATTTGATGGGGTATCTTTCTTTCTTgctccttttttaaaaaaaactctcTGGTTACATTTTATATGGCATTATTTGACTAGATATAtagctttttaaaaaaaaaaaaaaaagcctttTCATAGATGCCAAAAGTATTGTATAGTTCTTAAACATGCCATGACATCTATATGGCtataaaaatattttgttgaagataaattgaaaagtttgaaagttaaattatttttaaatatagaaaGTTATTATTCTTTTTAGAAATAACCAAAAAAAATTAGTGTCAGATAAAATTGAACAAGTCAGAATAGTGTCATATAACGCATTAGAATTAAAACGAGGCCAAAAACAGCAGAATGAGCATAGAGATTCAGAATATAATATTTTAGGATGTGTTATTGAAGCTTGTTCTGTTGGAGCAGAACCGAATTATTGGTTCAACAGAAGATTCAATTACTATACAACAAGGTGGATGTGTTTATCAAGACTTTTGCTGTCTGTAGAGGAGGTTCGTGAACTCCAAAGCAGTACTCGAGCTTCTTAGTATTTGCATCTGTGTGTACATATTTACATAGTAAAAGAAGATTTAAATTTATATCGCACTGTATAATTTTCtacatatatacacatatatagtCTAAATTCAAAACAGTGAGTTGTTTATATGCTGGATTATATATGTGCTTGCTAATTTAAAATAGAATGAAGCTACCTTAAGTGTAATGTAGTTGATTAATCCAGAGATTCAGGAATAAGCTTGTGGTTGCTGCAGTAAATCTTTTAGTATCACTATCTGATGTGTAAACTGACCCCGAGGAGATAATCTATTATTCCTAGTTGTTTTGTATATGCTCTCTTCATGCAGAGACAATAGTGGATAAATGATCTCCTCACTGTTGTTGTGATATTACCCTCCCCCGCTATGAAAATTTGACATTGCAGTGATACTTTCACGTGGTTTAGGAACTACTATTTCCAACCTGACCTGGTGGATATGCCTTAATGTTGACAAAACTTGCTTCTTTTATGGTAAACATAAGCTTTCGTCTTAGTTATGTGGTTTGTAAAAAGTGACAGAACATGTAACATTGACATATATCATCTTGGAAATCTCTCATGCTCGTCAGAGACTTCCTGGTCTTCAAAGTCTGGGAGATGCTCACTTTTCATTCTCCACTGGATTTCTTCCTCTCCTCGCTTTTAATCTGAGTGCCTAATTTTATTTGAACGGCACCTTTGGGCAGAGGAAGCTTGAAGGAACAGTTGCTGCAAGTTTTGGAAAGTTTGCTTAGTCTTTCTTTTTGTGGAACACTGAAAGTTTTGACTTTAAATCCCACCcttaatttatttaataaaagaTAGACATATGGATCCAAATTACCTCAAAATTTCTGAGTTTCCTCTCTTTTCTGGCAGGTATGACTATTCAGGGTATGGACAGTCCACTGGCAAGGTATGAAATATTTCTTTAGATGATTAAGTTTAGGTAGTTCAAGAAGAAATTATTTGATTCTGTATTCTTATTTTGCTATAGCCAAGTGAGCAAAACACTTATGCCGATATAGAAGCTGCATATAAGTGTCTTGAAGAGACATATGGGGTGAAGGAGGAGGATATAATATTGTATGGGCAGTCTGTTGGTAGTGGACCAACATTAGATTTGGCATCCCGCTTATCAAGATTGAGGGCCGTGGTTCTACACAGCCCAATTCTCTCTGGAGTTCGCGTCTTGCATCCAGTTAAGCGGACGTACTGGTTTGACATATATAAGGTTAACGTTCTATTCGTGGCAGTTATGTGGAGCTTTGTTTGACCTGATTTTTTATgtaatattattttgtatttagctgcttttctttcttttctctatGCAGAATATTGACAAAATACCATTGGTTGAGTGTCCTGTCCTCATTATCCATGTGAGTATCCATTTTTTCTTCATAAATATATCACATTTCCTTAGGAAGTTTTTTTGTCAAGGATTGGTTACTGTTGATAAGTAGCAAAACTGGTTCACTGGTTCAAGCCTGCAATGGAGCAGGCACCTCTGCCTGCGATCACAGCTGAACATCTGTTTGGCAGTTCCTCCTCCAATTTCCATCTTGTTGCTCTTTTACGACTCCTCCATATCTGCTGAGTGCTGTCCTTATTCTAAGCCAAATTCAATGTGACTTTTGGTTACAAACTGATGAGTCACATGTTTTTACGGGTGGTTGTGTTTTGGGGAAGAAATTAGAGGTTGGACTAATATCGCGTGTTCTTTGCTATTGTGCCTCCGGTTTGACCAAGTTAAGCCTCCCAATAGGAAACTTGTAATCTCATGAGGGAGTTACAATTCAATTTGCTCCCTTATTCCTCTTCCTCCTTCCAGTCTTCCCCTGCCAGCTTCTACTACACTCATGTCCCTGCCATTTTTCTCCACTTTTTTTTGTAATGCATTTTGTTCGTCTCTTTTCCTTGTCCTTACATGATTCCTTATCTCAATGACAAAAGTCTTGTTTTAGTAATTAATCATGAAGTTATGCCTTTGTTTTTCAATTGATTGTTTTCCAACTAGTGAATAGTGTAAAAAATTAACTCTATATCATGAAGCTATCCTCAGAAATTGAGTCAGTATCCGAGAGAATGGTAGAGATAGAAGACCTGTATAGTTTGGATGGATTGATTCCTTGGGC containing:
- the LOC104092806 gene encoding GDSL esterase/lipase 7-like produces the protein MTEKFRSLAFLIILLLFVQSVKSEFPLAPALYVFGDSLFDSGNNNLLPTFAKADFKPYGINFNGGATGRFTNGKTVADFIAEFLGLPFSPPYLSLRGSVKLTGLNYASGSCGILPETGNIIGKCLHLSEQVDLFQRTVEQELPKQYDDPEELSSYLSRSIFLISTGSNDYVNNYLQQNFYDKSKHYSPESFAKLLIDALSQQFQRLYRLGARKVIMFEIGPIGCIPSLTKQLKHNGLCAEEYNNLAVIFNNQLSDMLKNLTSTLRGSALILGHAHWLGFDAVTNPSTYGLMDLIGPCCITWANGTSACIPELLPCRNAEKHYFWDGYHLTETVYRVIATKCFNGTDVCIPKNIKELVED